Proteins encoded within one genomic window of Amorphoplanes friuliensis DSM 7358:
- a CDS encoding Fpg/Nei family DNA glycosylase has protein sequence MPELPEVEALAAYLRERAVGHAVERFEVSSFSALKTYDPPPSAVAGLVITSAGRHGKFLDLTFGDDLHLVVHLARAGWLHYRDAFKSPLPLKPGSGPIAIRVRLDDGSGFDLTEAGTQKSLAAYLVRDPAEVPGVSRLGPDALAVSRDEFAERLRSRRGQVKGVLTDQEVLAGIGNAYSDEILHVAKMSPFALTSKLTDEQITTLFDAMRQVETDAVTRSVGQKAAELKGEKRAGMRVHARTGLPCPVCGDNVREVSFADKSLQYCATCQTGGKPLADRRLSKLIR, from the coding sequence GTGCCCGAGCTTCCCGAGGTCGAGGCGCTCGCCGCTTACCTGCGGGAGCGTGCGGTCGGCCACGCCGTCGAGCGCTTCGAGGTGTCCTCGTTCAGCGCGCTGAAAACGTACGATCCGCCGCCGAGCGCGGTCGCCGGACTGGTGATCACCAGCGCCGGCCGCCACGGGAAGTTCCTCGACCTGACCTTCGGCGACGACCTGCACCTCGTGGTGCACCTGGCCCGGGCGGGTTGGCTGCACTATCGGGACGCGTTCAAGTCGCCCCTGCCGCTCAAGCCGGGCAGCGGGCCCATCGCGATCCGGGTGCGCCTCGATGACGGGTCCGGGTTCGACCTGACCGAGGCCGGGACGCAGAAGTCGCTGGCGGCGTACCTGGTGAGGGACCCGGCGGAGGTCCCCGGCGTCTCCCGGCTGGGGCCGGACGCGCTGGCGGTGAGCCGGGACGAGTTCGCCGAGCGCCTCCGCAGCCGCCGCGGCCAGGTCAAGGGTGTGCTGACCGACCAGGAGGTGCTCGCCGGCATCGGCAACGCCTACTCCGACGAGATCCTGCACGTGGCGAAGATGTCGCCGTTCGCGCTGACGAGCAAGCTCACCGACGAGCAGATCACCACTCTGTTCGACGCGATGCGGCAGGTGGAGACCGACGCCGTCACCCGCTCGGTGGGCCAGAAGGCCGCCGAGCTCAAAGGCGAAAAAAGGGCCGGCATGCGCGTCCACGCCCGGACGGGTCTGCCCTGCCCGGTCTGCGGCGACAACGTCCGTGAGGTGTCCTTCGCCGACAAGAGCCTGCAGTACTGCGCGACCTGCCAGACCGGCGGCAAGCCCCTCGCCGATCGACGCCTCTCGAAGCTGATCCGCTGA
- a CDS encoding DUF485 domain-containing protein, with translation MDGEAKPPRTRVVLGEAAARRPPEADLAEQTPIGEALVKGLVRAQLALALRLSLVVVAGLGALPLLFAVAPGVGRIKVAGMNLPWVLLGLLSFPFLVGVGWAYVRWAERNEQDFTAVITRPEA, from the coding sequence ATGGATGGCGAAGCGAAGCCCCCGAGGACAAGAGTGGTCCTGGGCGAAGCAGCCGCCCGCCGCCCACCCGAAGCGGATCTGGCGGAACAGACCCCGATCGGCGAAGCCCTGGTCAAGGGCCTGGTCAGGGCCCAACTCGCCCTGGCGCTGAGACTGTCGCTGGTGGTCGTGGCCGGTCTCGGAGCCCTGCCGCTGCTCTTCGCCGTGGCTCCGGGCGTGGGGCGGATCAAGGTCGCCGGGATGAATCTGCCGTGGGTCCTGCTGGGGCTGCTGTCGTTCCCGTTCCTGGTCGGCGTCGGCTGGGCGTACGTCCGCTGGGCGGAACGCAACGAGCAGGACTTCACCGCGGTGATCACCAGGCCGGAAGCGTGA
- a CDS encoding response regulator transcription factor translates to MTARKVLVVEDERTIAEAVAARLRAEGFEVEIAGDGPSAVDAARRTLPDAIVLDVMLPGFDGLEVCRRIQAERPVPVLMLTARDDETDLLVGLAVGADDYLTKPFSMRELSARVHALLRRAVRNAAPDATAVASPTMHLGDLEINLAERRVLRAGVEAKLTPTEFDLLVHLAGRPRTVLPRERLLADVWGWADASGTRTVDSHIKGLRRKLGADLIRTVHGVGYALEVQR, encoded by the coding sequence GTGACAGCACGCAAGGTTCTCGTGGTCGAGGACGAGCGCACCATCGCGGAGGCGGTGGCCGCCCGGCTGCGCGCGGAGGGCTTCGAGGTCGAGATCGCCGGTGACGGCCCCTCGGCGGTCGACGCGGCCCGCCGGACGCTGCCCGACGCGATCGTGCTGGACGTCATGCTCCCCGGCTTCGACGGCCTGGAGGTCTGCCGGCGCATCCAGGCCGAGCGCCCGGTGCCCGTCCTCATGCTCACCGCCCGCGACGACGAGACCGACCTGCTGGTAGGCCTGGCCGTGGGCGCGGACGACTACCTGACCAAGCCGTTCTCGATGCGCGAGCTGAGTGCCCGCGTGCACGCCCTGCTGCGCCGGGCCGTCCGCAACGCCGCCCCGGACGCGACCGCGGTGGCGAGCCCGACGATGCACCTCGGCGACCTGGAGATCAATCTGGCTGAGCGGCGGGTGCTGCGGGCCGGGGTCGAGGCCAAGCTGACCCCGACCGAGTTCGACCTGCTCGTTCACCTGGCCGGCCGCCCGCGGACGGTGCTTCCCCGGGAACGCCTGCTCGCCGACGTGTGGGGCTGGGCGGACGCCTCCGGCACCCGCACGGTCGACAGCCACATCAAGGGCCTGCGGCGCAAGCTCGGTGCGGACCTGATCCGCACGGTTCACGGCGTCGGGTACGCCCTGGAGGTGCAACGGTGA
- a CDS encoding sodium/solute symporter — protein sequence MNPYVVPGLILVVAVTVAIGAYGLRFARTTSDFLVASRSVSPTWNAAAISGEYLSAASFLGVAGLILRYGVDVLWYPVGFAAGYLALLLFVAAPLRRSGAFTLPDFCQVRLRSPLLRRLATIFVVFIGCLYLVPQLQGAGLTFTTVTGGRYEWGALLVGLVVTANVALGGMRAITFVQAFQYWLKLTALAVPVIFLILQWQADGRPAVTPPAGPAFSATTTVRFEEAATLTLPDGSESRVAAGEERTFAAGTPVPDVDKVDDRRGVEWLMPGGDATLFATYSLILATFLGTMGLPHVLVRFYTNPDGASARRTTLVVLALVGLFYLLPTLYGVLGRIYTPQLLMTGDTDAVVLLLPEAALGSGHLGQFLGALVTAGALAAFLSTSSGLLTSVAGVVFTDILHADRGGSVRDFRVATVLAAIVPMALSFYVANMDVSRVVGLAFAVAASSFCPLLVLGIWWRGLTDVGAIAGVLAGGGAAMGAVLLTVLGPPLTGWPAQLIGQPAAWTVPLAFLVMVVGSLLTKRRVPTDIGATMLRLHAPESLRL from the coding sequence GTGAATCCGTACGTTGTTCCCGGCCTGATCCTGGTCGTGGCGGTCACCGTGGCGATCGGCGCGTACGGCCTGCGCTTTGCCCGTACGACCTCGGATTTTCTGGTGGCGTCGCGGTCGGTCAGCCCGACCTGGAACGCCGCTGCGATCAGTGGTGAATACCTGTCGGCGGCGTCGTTCCTCGGTGTGGCCGGTCTGATCCTGCGGTACGGCGTCGACGTCCTCTGGTATCCCGTGGGTTTTGCCGCCGGCTACCTGGCTCTGCTGCTCTTCGTCGCCGCGCCGCTGCGCCGGTCGGGTGCCTTCACGCTGCCGGACTTCTGTCAGGTCCGGCTGCGGTCGCCCCTGTTGCGCCGCCTCGCCACCATTTTTGTGGTCTTCATCGGCTGCCTCTATCTCGTCCCGCAGTTGCAGGGTGCCGGGCTGACGTTCACCACGGTCACCGGCGGCCGTTACGAGTGGGGCGCGTTGCTGGTCGGGCTGGTCGTCACCGCCAACGTGGCTCTCGGCGGGATGCGCGCGATCACCTTCGTGCAGGCGTTCCAATATTGGCTGAAGCTCACCGCTCTGGCCGTACCGGTGATTTTCCTGATCCTGCAGTGGCAGGCGGACGGGCGCCCGGCGGTGACACCACCGGCCGGGCCGGCTTTTTCGGCGACGACCACCGTGCGTTTCGAGGAGGCCGCGACCCTCACGTTGCCGGATGGTTCGGAGAGCCGGGTGGCGGCCGGTGAGGAGCGGACGTTCGCCGCGGGCACGCCGGTGCCCGATGTGGACAAGGTGGACGATCGCCGGGGTGTCGAGTGGCTCATGCCCGGCGGCGACGCGACGCTCTTCGCCACCTATTCGCTGATTCTGGCGACGTTCCTGGGGACGATGGGGTTACCGCACGTGCTCGTGCGCTTCTACACGAACCCCGACGGCGCTTCCGCCCGGCGCACCACCCTCGTGGTGCTCGCGCTGGTCGGTCTCTTTTATCTCCTTCCGACCCTGTACGGCGTCCTCGGCCGCATCTACACACCGCAGCTCCTGATGACGGGTGACACCGACGCGGTGGTGCTGCTCCTGCCCGAGGCGGCACTGGGCAGCGGACATCTCGGGCAGTTCCTGGGTGCGCTGGTGACCGCGGGTGCGCTTGCAGCGTTCCTTTCGACGTCGTCGGGTCTGCTCACCAGCGTCGCCGGGGTGGTTTTCACCGACATCCTGCACGCCGATCGTGGCGGGTCGGTCCGGGATTTCCGGGTCGCGACGGTGCTCGCGGCGATCGTCCCGATGGCTCTGTCGTTCTACGTGGCGAACATGGACGTGTCGCGTGTTGTCGGGCTCGCGTTTGCCGTCGCCGCCTCGAGTTTCTGCCCGCTGCTCGTGCTCGGCATCTGGTGGCGGGGCCTGACCGACGTCGGGGCGATCGCCGGGGTGCTGGCCGGCGGCGGCGCCGCGATGGGTGCGGTGTTACTGACGGTGCTGGGCCCGCCGTTGACGGGCTGGCCCGCCCAGCTCATCGGGCAGCCGGCGGCCTGGACCGTACCGCTCGCTTTCCTGGTCATGGTCGTCGGATCGTTGCTGACCAAGCGGCGTGTGCCCACGGACATCGGGGCGACGATGCTGCGTCTTCACGCTCCGGAGTCACTACGTCTCTAA
- a CDS encoding sensor histidine kinase, producing the protein MAGGVGSALAVLAVLAALAGAVIAVLRLRARRGIATAGQRATYDVLHTASLAAEPLRTGLTAASAAKAVRHLRRLVGAAGLTVADAERCLAFDGRGSHHSAQFTEAAARALQTSRSIVLGVADLPCDRMDCVVRGAVVAPLTGAGGKSVAALVAIADDQPAPGLVQATMETARWAGTQLALAELDSSRERLARAEVRALRAQISPHFIYNALTAIASFVRTDPERARELILEFAEFTRYSFRAHGDFTTLAEELRSIDRYLTIERARFGDRLQVRLQIAPEVLPVGLPFLCLQPLVENAVRHGLSRKPGVGMVSIEARDAGAECHITVEDDGVGMDPAVLAAGVAEAVNGRDDDAGQHVGLSNVDERLRSVFGETFGLVVETAPGAGTKVSMRVPKFHPGVRA; encoded by the coding sequence GTGGCTGGTGGGGTGGGGAGTGCGCTGGCGGTTCTGGCTGTGCTTGCTGCGCTGGCCGGGGCCGTAATTGCGGTTCTGCGCCTACGTGCCCGCCGCGGAATTGCCACCGCCGGGCAGCGGGCTACCTACGACGTTCTGCATACGGCTTCGCTGGCGGCTGAGCCGCTCAGGACCGGATTGACGGCTGCCTCAGCGGCCAAGGCCGTACGGCATCTGCGGCGCCTGGTCGGGGCGGCCGGGTTGACCGTTGCCGACGCCGAGCGGTGTCTGGCGTTCGACGGGCGGGGGAGTCACCACAGCGCACAGTTCACCGAGGCCGCCGCCCGGGCTCTGCAGACGAGCCGGTCGATCGTGCTGGGGGTGGCCGACCTGCCCTGCGATCGGATGGACTGCGTGGTCCGGGGCGCCGTGGTTGCGCCGCTGACCGGGGCCGGCGGCAAGTCCGTGGCCGCGCTGGTGGCGATCGCGGATGATCAGCCGGCGCCGGGGCTGGTGCAGGCGACCATGGAGACCGCACGGTGGGCCGGTACGCAGCTCGCTCTGGCCGAGCTGGACTCGTCGCGGGAGCGGCTGGCGCGGGCCGAGGTGCGGGCGTTGCGGGCGCAGATCAGTCCGCATTTCATCTACAACGCGCTGACCGCGATCGCGTCGTTCGTGCGTACCGATCCGGAACGGGCCCGGGAGTTGATTCTGGAATTTGCGGAGTTCACCCGGTACTCGTTCCGGGCGCACGGCGATTTCACGACGCTGGCGGAGGAGCTGCGGTCGATCGATCGTTATCTGACCATCGAGCGGGCGCGGTTCGGGGACCGGTTGCAGGTGCGGTTGCAGATCGCGCCGGAGGTGTTGCCGGTCGGGTTGCCGTTCCTGTGTCTGCAACCGCTGGTGGAGAACGCTGTGAGGCACGGGCTTTCCCGGAAGCCGGGCGTCGGTATGGTGAGCATCGAAGCCCGGGACGCGGGCGCCGAATGCCACATAACGGTTGAGGATGACGGCGTCGGCATGGATCCTGCGGTGCTCGCCGCGGGTGTTGCCGAGGCGGTCAACGGCCGGGACGACGATGCGGGGCAGCACGTCGGCCTCTCCAATGTGGATGAGCGCCTGCGGTCGGTCTTCGGTGAAACTTTCGGACTGGTGGTGGAGACCGCGCCGGGCGCGGGGACGAAGGTGAGCATGCGGGTGCCGAAGTTCCATCCGGGAGTACGCGCATGA
- a CDS encoding sugar transferase, translated as MPYDSFEWQQDPPQSSSGVPRSAWTRSHKRLSRWHRPYTLILIILDLVSAMLASLLAVSFIQKASSGFQGREGVFYFVAFVGLPLGWLFILWANGSYDRRYLGLGSEEFKRVVRAFVTVVACVSLLSFATKTQLSRVTIAYVSIAALIFILFCRYSARQVLHVARKRTGHGAHRMILMGTLPEALEVYTAVTRSPAAGLIPVAIHLTDGYSAARGIETPVPVYASRDVLALVREVSADTIAVCGSASAEPGELRRLAWALEGTGVDLVVAPQLTDIAGPRVHIRPIEGLPLLHVEEPTLSGPGWLAKNLLDRVAAFFGLLFLTPVLGIIALGIRLASPGPVFFRQPRVGHEGRTFRVWKFRTMDVDAEERKATLEELNEADGMLFKLKEDPRIFKFGSKLRATSLDELPQLINVLKGEMSLVGPRPLPADDGDYLGDVRRRLLVRPGITGLWQVSGRSDLSWDEAVRLDLYYVDNWSLTYDLSILWRTIWVVLKRKGAY; from the coding sequence ATGCCGTACGACAGCTTCGAGTGGCAGCAGGATCCGCCCCAGAGCAGCAGCGGGGTGCCCCGGTCGGCCTGGACCCGATCACACAAGCGTCTGTCCCGCTGGCACCGTCCGTACACCCTGATCCTGATCATCTTGGATCTGGTCTCGGCGATGCTGGCCAGCCTCCTGGCCGTGTCCTTCATCCAGAAGGCCAGCTCCGGCTTCCAAGGCCGCGAGGGAGTTTTCTACTTCGTCGCCTTCGTCGGCCTGCCCCTCGGCTGGCTCTTCATCCTCTGGGCCAACGGCAGCTACGACCGCCGCTACCTGGGCCTGGGCAGCGAAGAGTTCAAACGGGTGGTCCGCGCCTTCGTCACGGTCGTGGCCTGCGTCTCCCTGCTCTCCTTCGCCACCAAGACCCAGCTCTCCCGCGTGACGATCGCGTACGTCTCGATCGCGGCGCTGATCTTCATCCTGTTCTGCCGCTACTCGGCCCGCCAGGTCCTCCACGTAGCCCGCAAACGCACCGGCCACGGCGCCCACCGGATGATCCTGATGGGCACACTCCCCGAGGCCCTCGAGGTCTACACGGCGGTCACCCGCAGCCCCGCAGCCGGCCTGATCCCCGTCGCGATCCACCTCACCGACGGCTATTCCGCCGCCCGCGGCATAGAAACCCCGGTCCCGGTCTACGCCAGCCGGGACGTCCTCGCCCTGGTCCGCGAGGTCAGCGCCGACACTATCGCCGTCTGCGGCTCCGCCAGCGCCGAACCGGGTGAGCTCCGCCGCCTGGCCTGGGCCCTCGAAGGCACCGGCGTCGACCTCGTCGTCGCCCCCCAGCTCACCGACATCGCCGGCCCACGCGTCCACATCCGCCCGATCGAAGGCCTCCCGCTCCTCCACGTCGAAGAGCCCACCCTGTCCGGCCCCGGCTGGCTGGCAAAAAACCTCCTCGACCGGGTCGCCGCCTTCTTCGGCCTGCTCTTCCTGACCCCCGTCCTCGGCATCATCGCCCTGGGCATCCGCCTGGCCAGCCCCGGCCCGGTCTTCTTCCGCCAGCCCCGCGTAGGCCACGAAGGCCGCACCTTCCGCGTGTGGAAGTTCCGCACCATGGACGTCGACGCCGAAGAACGCAAAGCCACCCTCGAAGAGCTCAACGAAGCCGACGGCATGCTCTTCAAGCTCAAAGAAGACCCCCGCATCTTCAAATTCGGCAGCAAACTCCGCGCCACGTCCCTCGACGAACTCCCCCAGCTCATCAACGTCCTCAAGGGCGAGATGTCCCTGGTCGGCCCCCGCCCCCTCCCCGCCGACGACGGCGACTACCTGGGCGACGTCCGCCGCCGCCTCCTGGTCCGCCCCGGCATCACCGGCCTCTGGCAGGTCAGCGGCCGCTCCGACCTGTCGTGGGACGAGGCCGTCCGCCTCGACCTCTACTACGTCGACAACTGGTCCCTCACCTACGACCTGAGCATCCTCTGGCGAACAATCTGGGTAGTCCTCAAACGAAAAGGCGCGTATTAA
- a CDS encoding ABC transporter ATP-binding protein → MTVPQQRSGPEPALALRGLVKQFATKVAVAGIDLDVPVGSFFGLLGPNGAGKTTTLSMAVGLLRPDAGQARVLGYDVWADPVAAKSRIGVLPDGVRLFDRLTGTELLAYHGLLRGMDPEVVDQRATELLDVLALGADNRTLVVDYSAGMKKKIGLACAMLHAPRLLVLDEPFEAVDPVSAALIRDILQRYVSGGGTVVFSSHVMAVVERLCTHVAILSEGTIKLRGSLSEVRGERSLEDVFVEVVGGRTATGSELAWL, encoded by the coding sequence ATGACGGTTCCCCAGCAGCGCTCAGGCCCGGAACCGGCGCTCGCGCTGCGTGGTCTCGTCAAGCAATTCGCCACAAAAGTGGCAGTTGCCGGCATCGATCTCGACGTTCCTGTCGGCTCGTTCTTCGGACTGCTCGGTCCGAACGGCGCCGGCAAGACCACGACCCTGTCCATGGCCGTCGGCCTGCTGCGGCCCGACGCGGGTCAGGCGCGGGTCCTCGGGTACGACGTCTGGGCCGACCCGGTCGCCGCGAAGTCCCGCATCGGCGTGCTGCCCGACGGCGTCCGCCTCTTCGACCGGCTGACCGGCACCGAGCTGCTGGCGTACCACGGTCTGTTGCGCGGAATGGATCCTGAGGTCGTCGATCAGCGCGCCACCGAGTTGCTGGACGTGCTGGCTCTCGGCGCCGACAACCGCACCCTGGTCGTCGACTACTCCGCCGGCATGAAAAAGAAGATCGGGCTGGCCTGCGCGATGTTGCACGCGCCCCGGCTGCTGGTGCTGGACGAGCCGTTCGAGGCCGTCGACCCGGTGTCGGCCGCCCTGATCCGCGACATTCTCCAGCGGTACGTCTCCGGTGGCGGCACGGTGGTCTTCTCCAGCCACGTCATGGCTGTGGTCGAGCGGCTGTGCACCCACGTCGCGATCCTGTCCGAGGGCACGATCAAGCTGCGCGGTTCGCTGTCCGAGGTGCGCGGCGAGCGTTCGCTCGAGGACGTCTTCGTCGAGGTTGTCGGCGGCCGCACCGCCACCGGTTCGGAACTCGCGTGGCTGTAG
- a CDS encoding DUF4153 domain-containing protein — MPQGATALATRPQPAQTGPGMPVAPLHGPWANPSIFGHRWPGPALPPAPAAISALLIAGVMAALSIPLDRAGIGWLITAIAGVAALTAARMAPHRISPTAPKPLVTRTRNTLTRARFGWSAATVALLGVGTFRSAGWLFVLCLLTAILTGALAVAGGRSLRSMSVATIMTPLAGFRALNWIRRGLATAGRAGGSGLRITATVAVSLVLLLVFGSLFASADAAFADLIEAAVPDISAITIVRWIFVFLLTTFILGGAAFLRAAPPNLDGLDSPGKRRVARLEWAVPLTLLVLLFAMFVAVQLTVLFGDSKHVLDTDGLTYAEYARSGFWQLLVVTGLTLVVLAGAARWAPRGTSTDRLLIRGILGLLAALTLVIVASAIHRMDLYADTYGLTRLRVLVAVCELWLGLTFVLILIAGIRLKAAWLPRAVVALGVLSLLSLAVANPDHLIADRNITRFEQTGRIDRSYLSDLSPDAVPALTRLKGDDRTCTLIPIARDLADNTDDWRAWNLGRHQAREALKANPPYPTRPCLDLYR, encoded by the coding sequence GTGCCGCAAGGGGCCACCGCGCTGGCGACTCGGCCGCAGCCGGCCCAGACCGGCCCGGGCATGCCGGTGGCGCCGCTGCACGGCCCGTGGGCCAACCCGTCGATCTTCGGCCACCGCTGGCCCGGACCGGCGCTCCCGCCGGCGCCCGCAGCCATCTCCGCACTGCTGATCGCCGGAGTGATGGCCGCCCTGAGCATCCCCCTCGACCGCGCAGGCATCGGCTGGCTGATCACAGCAATCGCCGGTGTGGCCGCTCTGACCGCCGCTCGCATGGCACCGCACCGCATCTCGCCGACAGCACCGAAACCGCTGGTGACCCGCACGAGGAACACCCTCACCAGGGCCCGTTTCGGCTGGTCGGCGGCGACCGTCGCACTGCTGGGCGTCGGCACGTTCCGATCCGCGGGCTGGCTGTTTGTGCTCTGCCTGCTGACCGCGATCCTGACCGGCGCACTGGCCGTCGCCGGCGGGCGCTCTCTGCGGTCGATGAGCGTGGCCACGATCATGACGCCGCTGGCCGGCTTCCGTGCCCTGAACTGGATCCGCCGCGGCCTGGCGACAGCGGGCCGCGCCGGCGGCAGCGGCCTGCGGATCACCGCCACGGTCGCGGTGTCGCTCGTCCTGCTCCTGGTGTTCGGCTCACTGTTCGCCTCCGCGGACGCGGCCTTCGCCGACCTGATCGAAGCCGCGGTCCCCGACATCAGCGCGATCACCATCGTCCGCTGGATCTTCGTCTTCCTGCTGACAACCTTCATCCTGGGCGGTGCCGCCTTCCTGCGAGCAGCGCCGCCCAACCTCGACGGCCTGGACAGCCCGGGAAAGCGCCGGGTCGCCCGCCTCGAGTGGGCCGTCCCCCTGACCCTGCTCGTGCTGCTCTTCGCGATGTTCGTGGCAGTCCAGCTGACGGTCCTCTTCGGCGACTCGAAACACGTCCTCGACACCGACGGCCTGACCTACGCCGAGTACGCCCGCAGCGGCTTCTGGCAACTCCTCGTCGTCACCGGCCTCACCCTGGTGGTCCTGGCCGGCGCCGCCCGCTGGGCTCCCCGCGGGACAAGCACGGACCGGCTGCTCATCCGCGGCATCCTGGGCCTCCTGGCCGCCCTGACGCTGGTCATCGTCGCCTCGGCGATCCACCGCATGGACCTCTACGCGGACACCTACGGCCTGACCCGCCTCCGCGTCCTCGTGGCCGTCTGCGAGCTCTGGCTCGGCCTGACCTTCGTCCTGATCCTGATCGCCGGCATCCGCCTCAAAGCCGCCTGGCTCCCCCGAGCAGTGGTGGCCCTCGGCGTCCTGTCCCTGCTCAGCCTGGCCGTGGCCAACCCCGACCACCTGATCGCCGACCGCAACATCACCCGCTTCGAGCAAACGGGCCGCATCGACAGGTCCTACCTCTCCGACCTCTCACCGGACGCCGTCCCAGCCCTGACCCGCCTCAAGGGCGACGACCGCACCTGCACCCTCATCCCGATCGCCCGCGACCTCGCCGACAACACCGACGACTGGCGAGCCTGGAACCTCGGCCGCCACCAGGCCAGAGAAGCCCTGAAAGCCAACCCCCCGTACCCGACAAGACCCTGCCTCGACCTCTACAGATAA
- a CDS encoding HAMP domain-containing sensor histidine kinase, which produces MRLLHRILGWLPRPLDPVRSIKAKLSLALGLAGGVGLLIFWWSLGFMRVELSWFAIAVALGLVTLQVMAHGATVPLREMTVAAKAMARGDYTRRVRATSRDEVGELATAFNQMASDLAAADRQRRELIANVSHELRTPITALQGLLENIVDGVSTAEPETMRTALTQTERLGRLVTELLDLSRLDAGVVPLSRAPIDVRSFLGDVVREATVNADGAGHDVRFVVSAPEIRIDGDRERLHQVFANLLDNAARHSPPGGTVTVRAERRDEHVLLAVSDEGEGIPAAERARVFERFTRGERATDGGTGLGLAIARWVVQLHDGTIAVVDPASAPARDRPGCHIHVTLPLQPPRVSLS; this is translated from the coding sequence GTGAGACTGCTGCACCGCATCCTCGGCTGGTTGCCGCGCCCGCTCGACCCGGTGCGCTCGATCAAGGCCAAACTGTCGCTGGCGCTCGGCCTGGCCGGCGGTGTCGGCCTGCTGATCTTCTGGTGGAGCCTCGGCTTCATGCGTGTGGAGCTGTCCTGGTTTGCCATCGCTGTGGCACTGGGCCTCGTCACGCTGCAGGTGATGGCTCACGGTGCGACCGTGCCGCTGCGCGAGATGACGGTCGCGGCCAAGGCGATGGCCCGCGGCGACTACACGCGCCGCGTCCGGGCCACCTCCCGGGACGAGGTGGGCGAGCTGGCCACCGCGTTCAACCAGATGGCGAGCGACCTGGCCGCCGCCGACCGGCAGCGCCGCGAGCTCATCGCCAACGTCTCGCACGAGCTGCGTACCCCGATCACCGCGCTTCAGGGCCTGCTGGAGAACATCGTCGACGGCGTCTCCACGGCCGAGCCCGAGACGATGCGGACGGCCCTGACCCAGACCGAACGCCTCGGCCGGCTGGTCACGGAGCTGCTCGACCTGTCCCGCCTGGACGCGGGTGTGGTCCCGCTGTCCCGGGCCCCGATCGACGTCCGCTCGTTCCTCGGTGACGTGGTCCGCGAGGCCACCGTCAACGCGGACGGCGCCGGCCACGACGTGCGCTTTGTGGTCTCCGCACCGGAGATCCGGATCGACGGCGACCGGGAACGCCTCCACCAGGTCTTCGCCAACCTCCTGGACAACGCGGCCCGCCACAGCCCGCCGGGCGGCACGGTCACGGTCCGCGCGGAACGCCGCGACGAACACGTCCTGCTGGCGGTCTCCGATGAGGGAGAGGGCATTCCCGCCGCCGAGCGTGCCCGCGTCTTCGAACGCTTCACGCGCGGCGAACGCGCCACCGACGGCGGCACCGGCCTGGGCCTGGCCATCGCCCGCTGGGTCGTCCAGCTCCACGACGGCACGATCGCAGTCGTCGACCCGGCGAGTGCGCCGGCCCGCGACCGCCCGGGCTGCCACATCCACGTGACGCTGCCGCTGCAGCCACCCCGCGTCTCCCTCTCCTGA
- a CDS encoding LytR/AlgR family response regulator transcription factor, translating to MSLVVLAVDDEPPALDELAYLLNADGRVAFVHRAGDATEALRVLRDTEVDAVFLDIRMPGLDGMELARILHRFARPPAIVFVTAYDDGAVDAFDLGVTDYVRKPVRAERLGESLRRVTGLRAAPPPAPAKREEEPSIPVELAGTTRMLPRSSVRWVEAQGDYARLHTSDASHLVRVSLATLAERWADAGFVRIHRSYLVQLRLVAELRLTQSGYVVAIDGVELPVSRRHTRELKDKLIRAVKHDWTR from the coding sequence ATGAGCCTGGTCGTGCTGGCCGTGGACGACGAGCCACCGGCGCTGGACGAGCTGGCCTACCTGCTCAACGCCGACGGCCGGGTCGCGTTTGTGCACCGCGCCGGCGATGCTACCGAGGCGCTGCGGGTGCTGCGGGACACCGAGGTCGACGCGGTGTTCCTCGACATCCGCATGCCCGGACTCGACGGCATGGAGCTCGCCCGCATCCTGCACCGCTTCGCCCGGCCACCGGCGATCGTCTTCGTGACCGCGTACGACGACGGGGCGGTGGACGCGTTCGACCTGGGCGTCACCGACTACGTGCGCAAGCCGGTCCGGGCCGAGCGCCTCGGGGAGTCCCTGCGCCGCGTCACCGGTCTGCGGGCCGCGCCACCACCGGCGCCCGCCAAGCGGGAGGAGGAGCCGAGCATCCCGGTCGAGCTGGCCGGCACGACCCGGATGCTGCCGCGGTCGTCGGTGCGCTGGGTCGAGGCGCAGGGTGACTATGCCCGGCTGCACACCTCCGACGCGTCCCACCTGGTCCGCGTCTCCCTGGCCACGCTGGCCGAGCGCTGGGCCGATGCGGGGTTCGTCCGCATCCACCGGTCCTACCTGGTGCAGCTGCGGCTGGTCGCCGAGCTGCGGCTCACCCAGTCGGGGTACGTGGTCGCGATCGACGGTGTGGAGCTCCCGGTCAGCCGGCGGCACACGCGCGAGCTGAAGGACAAGCTGATCCGCGCGGTCAAGCACGACTGGACCCGCTGA